The Streptomyces sp. NBC_01197 genome window below encodes:
- the rph gene encoding ribonuclease PH → MSRIDGRTPEELRPVTIERAWSKHAEGSVLISFGDTKVFCTASFTEGVPRWRKGSGEGWVTAEYSMLPRSTNTRGDRESVRGKIGGRTHEISRLIGRSLRAVIDYKALGENTIVLDCDVLQADGGTRTAAITGAYVALSDAVTWAQSKKLIRSGRKPLTDTVSAISVGIVDGTPLLDLRYEEDVRAETDMNVVCTGDGRFVEVQGTAEAEPFDRKELNALLDLATGGCADLTALQTEALGK, encoded by the coding sequence ATGTCTCGTATCGACGGCCGCACCCCCGAAGAACTCCGCCCGGTCACCATTGAGCGCGCCTGGAGCAAACACGCCGAGGGCTCCGTCCTCATCTCCTTCGGCGACACCAAAGTCTTCTGCACCGCCTCCTTCACCGAAGGCGTACCGCGCTGGCGCAAGGGCAGCGGAGAGGGCTGGGTCACCGCCGAGTACTCGATGCTCCCGCGCTCCACCAACACCCGGGGCGACCGCGAGTCCGTCCGCGGCAAGATCGGCGGCCGCACCCACGAGATCTCCCGCCTCATCGGCCGCTCGCTGCGCGCGGTCATCGACTACAAGGCGCTCGGCGAGAACACGATCGTGCTCGACTGCGACGTCCTCCAGGCCGACGGCGGCACCCGCACCGCCGCGATCACCGGCGCTTATGTCGCCCTGTCCGACGCGGTCACCTGGGCACAGTCCAAGAAGCTCATCAGGTCCGGCCGCAAGCCGCTGACCGACACGGTCTCCGCGATCAGCGTCGGCATCGTCGACGGAACGCCGCTCCTCGACCTCCGTTACGAGGAGGACGTACGCGCCGAGACCGACATGAACGTCGTCTGCACCGGCGACGGCCGTTTCGTCGAGGTCCAGGGGACGGCCGAGGCCGAGCCCTTCGACCGCAAGGAGCTCAACGCCCTGCTCGACCTCGCCACCGGCGGCTGCGCCGACCTCACCGCGCTCCAGACCGAGGCGCTCGGCAAGTAA
- a CDS encoding amino acid permease: MTSVQVDQEYDGSEAEDAGSGEGYKRGLGARQIQMIAIGGAIGTGLFLGAGKAISKAGPSLILAYAVAGLVIFFIMRALGELLMYRPVSGSFSEYAREFIGPFAGYVTGWTYWLFWVVTGITEVTAAATYMTYWWNIPQWLSALVFTIILYGVNLISVKLFGELEFWFSMVKVTAIIGMILICAGILTVGFSDAGDTASVTHLWDQGGFFPKGITGTLMTLQIVMFAFLAVELVGVTAGESKNPRKVLPKAINTVPWRIAVFYIGALIMILSVVPWTDFSPGVSPFVAAFQKMGLGVGAGIVNFVVLTAALSSCNSGMYSTGRMLRDLALNGQGPKAFTSLTKSGTPLLGTSVSAALMLVGVWINYQWPGQAFNYVVSFATISGMWAWIVILVCQIRYRAKSDRGELPESSFRAPGAPWTSWFSLAFIALVIVMMGIDKDTRVSLYAAPFWAVLLGVTYLVLRARNPEGAAFAKRIKS, from the coding sequence ATGACCTCAGTGCAGGTCGATCAGGAATACGACGGCAGTGAGGCCGAGGACGCCGGATCGGGCGAGGGATACAAGCGTGGCCTCGGAGCCCGCCAGATCCAGATGATCGCGATCGGCGGTGCCATCGGCACCGGGCTCTTCCTCGGCGCGGGCAAGGCCATCTCGAAGGCCGGGCCGAGCCTCATCCTCGCCTACGCCGTCGCGGGCCTGGTCATCTTCTTCATCATGCGGGCCCTGGGCGAGCTGCTCATGTACCGCCCGGTCTCGGGCTCCTTCTCGGAGTACGCGCGAGAGTTCATCGGTCCCTTCGCGGGCTATGTCACCGGCTGGACGTACTGGCTCTTCTGGGTCGTCACCGGCATCACCGAAGTCACCGCCGCCGCCACCTATATGACCTACTGGTGGAACATCCCGCAGTGGCTCTCCGCACTGGTCTTCACGATCATCCTCTACGGCGTGAACCTGATCTCCGTGAAGCTCTTCGGTGAGCTGGAGTTCTGGTTCTCGATGGTGAAGGTCACCGCGATCATCGGCATGATCCTGATCTGCGCCGGGATCCTCACCGTCGGCTTCTCCGACGCCGGCGACACCGCGAGCGTCACCCACCTCTGGGACCAGGGCGGCTTCTTCCCCAAGGGGATCACCGGCACCCTGATGACCCTGCAGATCGTGATGTTCGCCTTCCTCGCCGTCGAGCTGGTCGGCGTCACCGCGGGGGAGTCCAAGAACCCCAGGAAGGTCCTGCCCAAGGCCATCAACACCGTGCCCTGGCGTATCGCGGTCTTCTACATCGGCGCGCTGATCATGATCCTCTCGGTCGTCCCGTGGACCGACTTCAGCCCCGGTGTCAGCCCCTTCGTCGCCGCCTTCCAGAAGATGGGCCTGGGTGTGGGCGCGGGCATCGTCAACTTCGTCGTGCTGACCGCGGCCCTTTCCTCCTGCAACTCCGGCATGTACTCCACCGGCCGGATGCTGCGCGACCTGGCACTCAACGGCCAGGGCCCGAAGGCGTTCACGTCCCTGACGAAGAGCGGCACCCCGCTCCTTGGCACCAGCGTCTCCGCAGCGCTCATGCTCGTCGGGGTCTGGATCAACTACCAGTGGCCGGGCCAGGCGTTCAACTACGTCGTCTCCTTCGCCACCATCTCCGGCATGTGGGCCTGGATCGTGATCCTCGTCTGCCAGATCCGCTACCGAGCCAAGTCGGACCGCGGCGAACTCCCGGAGTCCAGCTTCCGGGCGCCCGGCGCCCCCTGGACCAGCTGGTTCTCGCTCGCCTTCATCGCCCTGGTCATCGTGATGATGGGCATCGACAAGGACACCCGCGTCTCGCTGTACGCGGCTCCCTTCTGGGCTGTGCTCCTCGGCGTCACATACCTGGTGCTGAGGGCCCGCAACCCGGAGGGTGCCGCCTTCGCCAAGCGGATCAAGAGCTGA
- the clpS gene encoding ATP-dependent Clp protease adapter ClpS, with protein sequence MGRVSVAPVEIERPESAEETFAVPEPDVPWVTLVHNDPVNLMSYVAYVFQSYFGYSKAKAHKLMLDVHQKGRAVVSSGSREEMERDVQAMHGYGLWATLTQDRN encoded by the coding sequence ATGGGTCGCGTGAGTGTCGCCCCTGTAGAGATCGAACGTCCCGAATCGGCCGAGGAGACCTTCGCGGTCCCCGAGCCCGACGTGCCATGGGTGACGCTCGTCCACAACGACCCGGTCAACCTGATGAGCTATGTGGCCTATGTCTTCCAGAGCTACTTCGGTTACTCGAAGGCGAAGGCGCACAAGCTGATGCTCGATGTGCACCAGAAGGGGCGGGCCGTGGTCTCCAGCGGCAGCCGCGAGGAAATGGAACGCGACGTGCAGGCGATGCATGGTTACGGCCTGTGGGCCACTCTCACCCAGGACCGCAACTGA
- a CDS encoding type II toxin-antitoxin system PemK/MazF family toxin, whose protein sequence is MDTTWLLALIAVVVVALVASVVDGRARGGRRTRGRQRPPGRTGGLEPRAPAGRPSKRAGRPGRVPRAGEIWWALVPYEDGPGGKDRPCLVLSVRGDAALVAKITSKHHEERPGVIALPAGAVGDARDRRSFLETDELRDVGVREFRRWAGEVDPAVWNRVRHLAG, encoded by the coding sequence ATGGATACGACGTGGTTGCTGGCGCTGATAGCTGTGGTGGTGGTTGCCCTGGTCGCCTCGGTCGTCGACGGGCGGGCGCGCGGCGGGCGCCGGACGCGGGGGCGGCAGCGGCCGCCGGGGCGTACCGGCGGCCTGGAGCCGCGGGCACCGGCGGGGCGGCCGTCGAAGCGGGCCGGGCGGCCGGGGCGGGTGCCGCGGGCGGGCGAGATCTGGTGGGCCCTCGTGCCGTACGAGGACGGGCCCGGCGGCAAGGACCGGCCGTGTCTGGTGCTCTCGGTACGGGGTGACGCGGCCCTGGTCGCCAAGATCACCAGTAAGCACCACGAGGAGCGGCCCGGGGTGATCGCGCTGCCGGCGGGGGCCGTGGGCGACGCGCGGGACCGGCGGAGCTTTCTGGAGACGGACGAGCTGCGGGATGTCGGGGTGCGGGAGTTCCGCCGATGGGCGGGCGAGGTGGACCCGGCGGTGTGGAACCGGGTGCGGCATCTGGCTGGGTAG
- a CDS encoding HNH endonuclease signature motif containing protein yields MAARYTRKLLEEAAREADNWDDAVRWCGGTATPGSRRYLRRKMAEAGVDTSHFPDRWVRHTEEKLRTAVAASTSIREVLCRLGISPVGGNHTHIGRRIKAYGIDISHFAKRRSGGPQRPRDQVLTVRPPDEGRVPGERLRRELLRMGIPERCARCGTGPEWNNRPLRLEVDHINGEWWNNDPGNLRLMCPNCHAVTDTYRGRRRGAAT; encoded by the coding sequence ATGGCGGCGAGGTACACCCGCAAACTGCTGGAGGAAGCGGCTCGCGAGGCAGACAACTGGGACGACGCGGTGCGCTGGTGCGGCGGCACAGCGACGCCGGGCAGCAGACGCTATCTGCGCAGGAAGATGGCAGAGGCCGGGGTGGATACCTCCCACTTCCCGGACCGGTGGGTGCGCCACACCGAGGAGAAGCTACGGACGGCAGTCGCCGCCTCCACCAGCATCCGGGAGGTGCTCTGCCGTCTCGGCATCAGCCCCGTCGGCGGGAACCATACCCATATCGGGCGCCGGATCAAGGCGTACGGAATCGACATCTCGCACTTCGCGAAGCGCCGGAGCGGAGGCCCTCAGCGCCCGCGAGACCAGGTCCTGACGGTCCGGCCCCCCGACGAAGGCAGAGTCCCAGGTGAACGCCTGCGCCGCGAACTGTTGCGGATGGGGATACCAGAGCGCTGCGCGCGATGCGGCACCGGCCCGGAATGGAACAACCGCCCGCTCCGTCTCGAAGTCGACCACATCAATGGCGAATGGTGGAACAACGATCCCGGGAACCTGCGGCTCATGTGTCCTAACTGCCATGCGGTTACGGACACTTATCGCGGACGCAGGCGGGGAGCAGCAACATGA
- a CDS encoding MoaD/ThiS family protein codes for MAIEVRIPTILRTYTDGAKAVEGSGDTLAALLADLETRHNGIRERIVEGEQLRRFVNVYLNDEDVRFLDGISTKLADGDSVTILPAVAGGMV; via the coding sequence ATGGCCATCGAGGTCCGCATCCCGACCATCCTCCGCACCTACACCGACGGCGCCAAGGCCGTCGAAGGCAGCGGTGACACCCTCGCCGCCCTGCTCGCCGACCTCGAAACCCGGCACAACGGCATCCGCGAGCGCATCGTCGAAGGCGAGCAGCTCCGCCGCTTCGTCAACGTCTACCTCAACGACGAGGACGTACGTTTCCTCGACGGCATCTCCACCAAGCTGGCCGACGGCGACAGCGTCACGATCCTTCCGGCCGTGGCCGGCGGCATGGTCTGA
- the rdgB gene encoding RdgB/HAM1 family non-canonical purine NTP pyrophosphatase — MTRLILATRNAGKITELEAILADAGLPHELVGTDAYPEVPDVKETGVTFAENALLKAHAMAQATGLPAVADDSGLCVDVLNGAPGIFSARWSGTHGDDEANLRLLLAQLSDIDDPHRGAHFACAAALALPDGTERVVEGRLPGTLRTTPAGSGGFGYDPILQPSGDTRTCAELTAAEKNAISHRGQAFRALVPAVRELLG; from the coding sequence ATGACCCGTCTGATCCTCGCCACCCGCAACGCCGGGAAAATCACCGAACTCGAAGCGATCCTCGCCGACGCGGGCCTGCCTCACGAACTGGTCGGCACGGACGCGTACCCCGAAGTCCCAGACGTCAAGGAAACGGGCGTCACCTTCGCCGAGAACGCCCTGCTGAAGGCCCACGCCATGGCACAGGCCACCGGCCTGCCCGCCGTGGCCGACGACTCGGGCCTCTGCGTGGACGTACTGAACGGCGCCCCCGGCATCTTCTCGGCCCGCTGGTCGGGCACCCACGGCGACGACGAGGCCAACCTCCGCCTGCTGCTGGCCCAGCTCTCGGACATCGACGACCCGCACCGGGGCGCCCACTTCGCCTGCGCGGCGGCCCTGGCCCTCCCCGACGGCACGGAACGAGTGGTCGAGGGCCGCCTCCCGGGCACCCTCCGCACCACCCCGGCGGGCAGCGGCGGCTTCGGCTACGACCCGATCCTCCAGCCGTCGGGGGACACCCGCACCTGCGCGGAACTCACGGCAGCGGAGAAGAACGCGATCAGCCACCGGGGCCAGGCGTTCCGCGCTTTGGTACCGGCGGTTCGGGAGCTGCTGGGCTGA
- a CDS encoding MBL fold metallo-hydrolase: protein MKLTVVGCSGSFPSAESACSSYLVEADGFRLLLDMGNGALGELQHYCGLYDLDAVFLSHLHSDHCIDMCAYFVARYYRHDGGRCPAIPVYAPEGAAERLTTAYADTPSSSSMGEVFDFRTLKSASFDIGPFSVRTEKVRHPVEAYAIRIEHGGSSLTYSGDTGVCDPLHELAVGADLFLCEASFTHGKEDVADLHLNGREAGAHAARAGVGRMVLTHIPPWTDAKRNLADARAVFDGPVELAKPGAVYEI, encoded by the coding sequence ATGAAGCTCACCGTCGTCGGCTGCTCGGGGTCGTTCCCATCCGCGGAATCGGCCTGTTCGAGCTACCTCGTAGAGGCCGACGGCTTCAGGCTGCTCCTCGACATGGGCAATGGCGCCCTCGGCGAGCTGCAGCACTACTGCGGTCTCTACGACCTCGACGCCGTCTTCCTCAGCCATCTCCACTCGGACCACTGCATCGACATGTGTGCGTACTTCGTCGCGCGCTACTACCGGCACGATGGCGGTCGCTGCCCCGCGATCCCCGTGTACGCGCCCGAGGGCGCGGCGGAACGCCTGACCACGGCGTACGCGGACACCCCGTCCTCCTCGTCGATGGGCGAGGTCTTCGACTTCCGCACCCTGAAGTCCGCCTCGTTCGACATCGGCCCGTTCTCGGTACGCACCGAGAAGGTCCGCCACCCGGTCGAGGCCTACGCCATCCGGATCGAACACGGCGGCAGCTCACTCACGTACTCCGGGGACACGGGCGTCTGCGACCCGCTGCACGAACTGGCCGTGGGCGCCGACCTGTTCCTCTGCGAGGCGTCCTTCACGCACGGCAAGGAGGACGTCGCCGACCTCCACCTCAACGGCCGCGAGGCCGGCGCACACGCGGCGCGCGCCGGGGTGGGCCGCATGGTGCTGACCCACATCCCGCCGTGGACGGACGCCAAACGAAATCTGGCGGACGCGCGGGCGGTGTTCGACGGGCCGGTGGAGCTGGCCAAGCCCGGCGCGGTGTACGAGATCTGA
- a CDS encoding HNH endonuclease signature motif containing protein: protein MSTSRYSRDLLARTAAVSTGLVDLMRRLGSPMDARTLRYLRVRLEYYGIGTPHFTDEPLPARERRSYSRQLLEDAAAHSYSIREMMEYLGYPPSDSPYGLISTKLERYGIDTSHFRSGRKHGPPVLPREPLATVVAQSVSLAGVLRGLGQENSGAARTRVSRSLAAHEISTEHFTGQGHARGTVSPFRGSADEILRQQAPGSPRTKTVKLRRALDDLDVPHICAECGIGDIWQGRRLVLEIDHTNGDRLDNRRENLRYLCPSCHSQTVTFANRSASLRGTK, encoded by the coding sequence ATGAGCACGTCGAGGTACTCGCGAGATCTGCTGGCCAGGACCGCGGCCGTCTCCACGGGCCTCGTTGATCTGATGCGCCGGTTGGGCTCCCCCATGGACGCCCGCACCCTGCGTTACCTGCGCGTCCGGCTGGAGTACTACGGCATCGGCACCCCGCACTTCACCGACGAGCCGCTCCCTGCACGCGAAAGACGCAGCTACTCACGGCAATTGCTCGAAGACGCGGCCGCACACTCGTACAGCATCCGGGAGATGATGGAGTACCTGGGCTATCCGCCGAGCGACAGCCCGTACGGACTTATCAGCACCAAACTCGAACGCTACGGCATCGACACATCGCACTTCCGCAGCGGGCGCAAACACGGCCCGCCCGTGCTTCCCCGTGAGCCACTCGCCACAGTGGTCGCCCAGTCCGTCAGTCTGGCCGGCGTCCTCAGAGGGCTCGGGCAGGAGAACTCGGGCGCAGCCAGGACCCGCGTCAGCAGAAGCCTTGCCGCGCACGAAATCTCCACTGAGCACTTCACCGGCCAGGGGCACGCGCGTGGCACAGTCTCGCCCTTCCGGGGATCGGCCGACGAAATCCTGCGACAGCAGGCCCCCGGTTCGCCCCGGACGAAGACCGTGAAACTACGCCGCGCGCTCGACGACCTGGACGTCCCGCACATCTGCGCCGAGTGCGGGATCGGTGACATCTGGCAGGGCAGACGACTGGTGCTGGAGATCGACCACACCAACGGCGACCGGCTGGACAATCGCCGCGAGAACCTCCGGTACTTGTGCCCGTCATGTCACAGCCAGACGGTTACGTTCGCGAACCGCTCCGCATCACTCCGCGGAACGAAGTAA
- a CDS encoding PLP-dependent cysteine synthase family protein has product MRYDSPLAAVGNTPLVRLPRLSPSDDVRIWAKLEDRNPTGSIKDRPALHMVEQAEKDGRLTPGCTVLEPTSGNTGISLAMAARLKGYRIVCVMPENTSQERRDLLTMWGAEIISSPAAGGSNTAVRVAKELAAEHPDWVMLYQYGNPDNAGAHYATTGPEILTDLPSITHFVAGLGTTGTLMGVGRYLRENVPDINIVAAEPRYDDLVYGLRNLDEGFVPELYDASVLTTRFSVGSADAVTRTRELLQQEGIFAGVSTGAALHAAIGVGKKAVKAGTPADIVFVVADGGWKYLSTGVYTAPTTEAAIETLQGQLWA; this is encoded by the coding sequence ATGCGATACGACTCCCCGCTCGCAGCGGTGGGCAATACCCCGCTCGTACGGCTCCCGCGCCTGTCCCCCTCAGACGACGTCCGGATCTGGGCCAAGCTGGAGGACCGCAACCCGACCGGCTCGATCAAGGACCGCCCCGCACTCCACATGGTCGAACAGGCCGAGAAGGACGGCCGGTTGACCCCCGGCTGCACCGTCCTGGAGCCCACGTCCGGCAACACCGGCATCTCGCTCGCCATGGCGGCCAGGCTCAAGGGCTACCGCATCGTCTGCGTCATGCCGGAGAACACCTCGCAGGAACGCCGCGACCTGCTCACCATGTGGGGCGCGGAGATCATCTCCTCACCGGCGGCCGGCGGCTCCAACACGGCCGTACGCGTCGCCAAGGAACTCGCAGCCGAGCACCCCGACTGGGTGATGCTCTACCAGTACGGAAACCCGGACAACGCGGGCGCGCACTACGCGACCACCGGCCCGGAGATCCTCACCGACCTGCCGTCCATCACCCACTTCGTGGCAGGTCTCGGCACCACCGGCACCCTCATGGGCGTCGGCCGCTATCTGCGCGAGAACGTCCCGGACATCAACATCGTCGCCGCCGAGCCGCGCTACGACGACCTGGTCTACGGTCTGCGGAACCTGGACGAGGGCTTCGTCCCCGAGCTGTACGACGCATCGGTGCTCACCACCCGCTTCTCGGTGGGCAGCGCGGACGCGGTGACCCGCACCCGTGAACTGCTCCAGCAGGAAGGCATCTTCGCGGGCGTATCGACCGGCGCGGCCCTCCACGCGGCGATCGGCGTCGGGAAGAAGGCCGTCAAGGCGGGAACCCCGGCGGACATCGTCTTCGTCGTGGCGGACGGCGGCTGGAAGTACCTGTCGACCGGCGTCTACACCGCCCCTACGACGGAAGCGGCCATCGAAACGCTCCAGGGTCAGCTCTGGGCCTGA
- a CDS encoding PTS transporter subunit EIIC produces the protein MSTSSAAVPQTPPAKKWWNGLFQGLQKVGRSLQLPVAVLPAAGLLVSLGNLFTAYLHGAFWDKTAKVFTAGGTAILDGAFGLPLLFCIGVAIGFAKKSDGSTALAAVAGFLVYHGVLSAFPIGGTVTKALPAGLPQNPGVLGGILIGLLTAIVWQRFHRTRLVDWLGFFNGRRLVPILMAFICAALGVVFGLLWQPVGDALTWFAKHLIDLGAWGAALFGVANRLLIPIGMHQFLNTFFWFQAGSFTKADGSVVQGDLTRFFAGDPHAGQFMSGFFPIMMFGLPAAALAIAHCARPERRKQVMGLMISVALTSFVTGVTEPLEFSFMFAAPLLYGLHALLTGASMGITWALGVHAGFSFSAGLIDYVINWHLDTKPWLIIPIGLCFAVVYYVVFRFVITKFNVLTPGREPEEDVEDVTKA, from the coding sequence ATGAGCACCAGCAGCGCGGCCGTGCCACAGACACCACCGGCGAAGAAGTGGTGGAACGGCCTCTTCCAGGGCCTGCAGAAGGTCGGCCGCAGTCTGCAGCTGCCCGTCGCGGTACTGCCTGCGGCCGGTCTGCTCGTCAGTCTCGGCAACCTCTTCACCGCGTATCTGCACGGCGCCTTCTGGGACAAGACCGCGAAGGTCTTCACGGCGGGCGGCACCGCGATCCTTGACGGGGCGTTCGGTCTGCCGCTGCTCTTCTGTATCGGTGTCGCGATCGGCTTCGCGAAGAAGTCGGACGGCTCGACGGCGCTGGCCGCGGTCGCCGGCTTCCTCGTCTACCACGGCGTCCTGAGCGCGTTCCCGATCGGCGGGACGGTGACGAAGGCGCTTCCGGCCGGTTTGCCGCAGAATCCGGGTGTTCTGGGCGGCATCCTCATCGGACTGCTGACCGCGATCGTCTGGCAGCGGTTCCACCGCACCCGGCTGGTCGACTGGCTGGGCTTTTTCAACGGCCGCCGGCTTGTGCCGATCCTGATGGCCTTCATCTGTGCCGCGCTCGGTGTGGTGTTCGGTCTGCTCTGGCAGCCGGTGGGGGACGCGCTGACCTGGTTCGCCAAGCATCTGATCGATCTGGGCGCCTGGGGGGCGGCGCTCTTCGGTGTGGCCAACCGGCTGCTCATTCCGATCGGTATGCACCAGTTCCTGAACACGTTCTTCTGGTTCCAGGCGGGCAGTTTCACGAAGGCAGACGGTTCGGTGGTGCAGGGCGACCTGACCCGCTTCTTCGCGGGCGACCCGCACGCCGGGCAGTTCATGTCGGGCTTCTTCCCGATCATGATGTTCGGTCTGCCGGCGGCGGCCCTGGCCATCGCGCACTGTGCGCGCCCGGAGCGGCGCAAGCAGGTCATGGGTCTGATGATCTCGGTCGCGCTGACGTCGTTCGTGACGGGGGTGACCGAGCCGCTGGAGTTCTCGTTCATGTTCGCCGCGCCGCTGCTGTACGGACTGCACGCGCTGCTGACCGGTGCGTCGATGGGGATCACCTGGGCCCTGGGGGTCCATGCGGGGTTCAGCTTCTCGGCCGGTCTGATCGACTACGTCATCAACTGGCACCTCGATACGAAACCCTGGCTGATCATCCCGATCGGCCTGTGCTTCGCGGTGGTGTACTACGTGGTCTTCCGGTTCGTGATCACCAAGTTCAACGTGCTGACGCCGGGGCGCGAGCCGGAGGAGGACGTCGAGGACGTCACCAAGGCGTGA
- a CDS encoding DUF2017 domain-containing protein: MAGQFEAVPGGGAAVTLDEVEMSILRSLAVQLLELVGPGEEPVDGEDPLASLFAEGPSKPPDDPALARLFPDAYGDEEPDFSSEFRRFTENDLRARKREDALALVRTLDEAGAAGEAGATGAAGEAGADGAHRKGRRKRAPLPDGTVQLTLSADDSRHWLGALNDLRLTIGTRLDVSSEDEREDGGLYRLPDDDPRKPMVMAYLWLGALQETLVETLMP; encoded by the coding sequence ATGGCCGGACAGTTCGAGGCTGTCCCGGGCGGGGGCGCCGCCGTGACGCTCGACGAGGTCGAGATGTCCATCCTGCGCTCGCTCGCCGTACAGCTCCTGGAGCTGGTCGGACCCGGTGAGGAGCCGGTCGACGGCGAGGATCCGCTGGCCTCACTGTTCGCCGAGGGGCCGAGCAAGCCGCCGGACGACCCGGCGCTGGCCCGCCTCTTCCCCGACGCGTACGGCGACGAGGAGCCCGACTTCTCGTCGGAGTTCCGCCGCTTCACCGAGAACGACCTGCGCGCCCGCAAACGTGAGGACGCGCTGGCGCTCGTACGGACGCTCGATGAAGCGGGTGCGGCGGGTGAGGCCGGTGCAACAGGTGCGGCAGGCGAGGCGGGCGCCGACGGTGCGCACCGCAAGGGCCGCCGCAAGCGCGCCCCCCTCCCCGATGGCACCGTGCAGCTCACGCTCTCGGCCGACGACTCGCGCCACTGGCTCGGCGCGCTCAACGACCTCCGGCTGACCATCGGCACCCGCCTCGACGTCTCATCGGAGGACGAGAGGGAGGACGGTGGGCTGTACCGGCTCCCGGACGACGACCCCCGCAAGCCGATGGTGATGGCCTATCTCTGGCTCGGCGCCCTCCAGGAAACCCTGGTCGAGACCCTGATGCCGTAA
- a CDS encoding M67 family metallopeptidase — MLTLTQALYDQIVAHARADHPDEACGMVAGPEGSGRPERFIPMLNAARSPTFYEFDSVDLLKLYRDLDDRDEEPVIVYHSHTATEAYPSRTDITYANEPGAHYVLVSTADTDGAGPFQFRSYRIADGVVTEEEVTVVP, encoded by the coding sequence ATGCTGACCCTTACCCAGGCCCTGTACGACCAGATCGTGGCGCACGCCCGCGCCGACCACCCCGACGAGGCGTGCGGCATGGTCGCGGGCCCGGAGGGCTCCGGCCGCCCCGAGCGGTTCATCCCGATGCTCAACGCCGCCCGCTCGCCCACGTTCTACGAGTTCGACTCGGTGGACCTGCTGAAGCTCTACCGCGACCTGGACGACCGCGACGAGGAACCGGTGATCGTCTACCACTCGCACACCGCGACCGAGGCGTACCCGTCCCGCACGGACATCACCTATGCGAACGAGCCCGGCGCCCACTACGTCCTCGTCTCCACGGCCGACACGGACGGGGCCGGACCCTTCCAGTTCCGCTCGTACCGCATCGCCGACGGCGTGGTCACCGAGGAGGAAGTGACCGTCGTTCCGTAG